A genome region from Bradyrhizobium sp. 186 includes the following:
- the fabG gene encoding 3-oxoacyl-ACP reductase FabG gives MAGRLQGKKALVTGGARGIGGAIATAFAREGADVAVLDLKIANAEAKTAELKQFGVKTVAVAADVSNQAQVEAAVAAAIKELGQIDILVNNAGIDTTSVVTEMSTSMWDEMMAVNLRSVFLCTRAVLKPMIDRKFGRIINIASQLGHKGAPEMAHYAAAKAGVIGFTKSLAYEVARDGVTANAICPGPIETELYRGLPEEWRKTKLNELPIRRAGQVTEIAPTAVLLASEEGAYYVGATMNPNGGDVML, from the coding sequence ATGGCAGGACGTCTTCAAGGAAAGAAAGCACTGGTTACCGGCGGCGCACGCGGCATTGGCGGCGCGATCGCGACTGCCTTCGCGCGCGAGGGTGCGGATGTCGCCGTGCTCGACCTCAAAATCGCGAACGCCGAAGCCAAGACCGCCGAACTGAAGCAGTTCGGCGTCAAGACAGTGGCGGTTGCTGCCGACGTCAGCAACCAAGCCCAGGTAGAGGCGGCCGTGGCGGCGGCGATCAAGGAGCTCGGCCAGATCGACATTCTCGTGAACAATGCCGGCATCGACACGACATCTGTAGTCACCGAAATGAGTACCTCGATGTGGGACGAGATGATGGCGGTTAATCTGCGCAGCGTCTTTCTGTGCACCCGTGCCGTGCTGAAGCCGATGATCGACCGCAAATTCGGCCGCATTATCAATATAGCCTCGCAGCTCGGGCATAAGGGCGCGCCGGAAATGGCCCATTACGCAGCGGCCAAGGCCGGCGTCATCGGCTTCACCAAATCGCTCGCCTATGAAGTCGCCCGCGATGGTGTGACGGCCAATGCCATCTGCCCCGGCCCGATCGAAACCGAGCTCTACCGCGGACTACCCGAGGAGTGGCGCAAGACCAAGCTCAACGAATTGCCGATCAGGCGCGCCGGCCAGGTGACGGAAATTGCGCCCACCGCGGTCCTCCTCGCCTCCGAGGAAGGGGCTTACTATGTCGGCGCGACGATGAACCCCAATGGTGGCGACGTCATGCTTTGA
- a CDS encoding asparaginase: MQKICLITTGGTIASRRDEKTGHVVAAVSGSELRATLHDPLAGIELKVEEFCNVGSFAFDLPLAFVLATRINERLNEPDCDGVVVTHGTDTMEESAYMADLLVRSDKPVVFTGAQRAADQPDTDGPRNIADSVRLAASPAAHGLGAMICFEQEFHAARDATKTHTSRVDTFTSGEHGKLGEVDAGQVFVHRKPTLRRNYAPSAIDANVELIKLVIGSTDGYIRYAADNGSNAIILEGFGIGNATPAVTEAAAEIIKRGIPIIITSRCPKGRVKPVYGNGGGKDLFAAGAIFAGDLSGPKARVLVSVLLGQGWGIDRMRTEIEFLGG, translated from the coding sequence ATGCAGAAAATTTGCCTGATCACCACCGGCGGCACGATCGCGTCTCGGCGCGATGAGAAAACGGGACACGTCGTTGCGGCCGTCAGCGGCTCGGAACTACGCGCCACGCTGCACGACCCGCTGGCCGGCATCGAACTCAAGGTTGAGGAATTCTGCAATGTCGGCAGTTTCGCCTTCGATCTGCCTCTGGCTTTCGTTCTCGCCACTCGCATCAACGAAAGGCTGAACGAGCCCGATTGCGACGGTGTCGTCGTCACCCACGGCACCGACACGATGGAGGAGAGTGCCTATATGGCCGATCTTCTCGTCCGCTCAGACAAGCCTGTGGTTTTCACCGGTGCCCAGCGCGCTGCTGATCAGCCGGATACCGACGGTCCGCGCAACATCGCCGATTCGGTGCGCCTTGCCGCCTCTCCTGCTGCACATGGGCTGGGGGCGATGATCTGTTTTGAACAGGAGTTTCACGCGGCCCGCGATGCGACGAAAACCCATACTTCCCGGGTCGACACCTTCACGTCCGGCGAGCATGGCAAGTTGGGCGAGGTCGACGCCGGACAGGTTTTCGTGCATCGCAAACCGACCTTGCGCCGCAACTATGCGCCCTCCGCAATCGATGCGAATGTCGAACTCATAAAATTGGTGATCGGCTCAACCGATGGCTATATCCGCTACGCCGCCGACAATGGCAGCAACGCGATCATCCTGGAAGGCTTCGGCATCGGCAATGCGACGCCTGCCGTCACCGAGGCCGCCGCCGAAATCATCAAGCGCGGCATTCCCATTATCATCACGTCACGTTGCCCGAAAGGACGTGTCAAGCCGGTCTACGGCAATGGCGGCGGTAAGGATTTATTCGCGGCCGGCGCGATCTTCGCCGGCGATCTTTCTGGCCCCAAGGCCCGCGTCCTGGTCTCCGTTCTTCTTGGTCAAGGCTGGGGCATCGACCGAATGAGGACGGAGATAGAGTTTCTGGGCGGTTAG
- a CDS encoding FadR/GntR family transcriptional regulator, with translation MTVTHLQEMIRDGRIKPGEALPPQRDLARDLNISRATLREALSILATIGQIVAKPSGRGFVVSSEDDTLATPSWRFAARYSLREVYQFRYIVESNAAQLAAIDHTKEEVEELKDSIEAFRKAARALDLAAYAQADFDFHRIILRISGNKLLIDMHQTFASVLFESQCLPTERPGSLWNAVTEHERVVEAIAMNDPEGASYYMRKHISMAGSRAGLLPSELP, from the coding sequence ATGACTGTCACTCATCTTCAGGAGATGATCCGTGACGGGCGGATCAAGCCCGGGGAGGCGCTCCCTCCGCAGCGCGATCTCGCTCGCGATCTGAATATCAGCCGTGCCACGCTACGCGAAGCTCTTTCGATACTCGCCACGATCGGGCAGATCGTGGCGAAACCGAGCGGGCGCGGCTTTGTCGTCAGCTCGGAGGATGATACGCTTGCAACACCCTCATGGCGCTTCGCGGCTCGGTATTCGCTGCGCGAGGTCTACCAGTTTCGCTATATCGTCGAGAGCAATGCCGCGCAGCTCGCCGCCATCGACCACACAAAAGAGGAAGTCGAGGAGCTGAAGGACAGCATCGAGGCTTTTCGCAAGGCGGCCCGAGCGCTCGATCTGGCGGCCTATGCCCAGGCCGATTTCGACTTCCACCGGATCATTCTGCGCATCTCTGGCAACAAGCTTCTGATCGATATGCATCAGACTTTTGCAAGCGTTCTCTTCGAAAGCCAATGCCTGCCGACCGAGCGCCCCGGCAGTCTATGGAACGCTGTCACCGAGCATGAGCGTGTCGTCGAAGCAATTGCGATGAATGATCCGGAGGGCGCGAGCTATTACATGCGCAAACACATCAGCATGGCGGGAAGCCGTGCCGGTTTGTTGCCGAGTGAACTGCCATAG
- a CDS encoding ABC transporter permease, translating to MMRVLSYLAKRLAFVIPQLLGIALVSFLLVKSIPGDPAVLMLGPTATTDAIASLRGSLGLDQPLYIQFFIYVKSILHGDLGTSWQTTRPVLEDLMQRFPATLELVTLSLLLAVVVGITLGVFAAKQPNGWVARLADLYGLGAGALPDFWFALVLIFVFYTLLGWAPAPLGRIDMIVIPPEPITGAYTIDALLAGDLDAFGSALSHLVLPVLALGLLNAGPILKMTQATMEKMLDSDFSRYEVLCGVPQNLVVRHALRNALPSIVTIISVLYGYLIGGAVLVEIVFSWGGAGQYAVQGVLNSDIYPVLGFVLFSAIFSLMVYIAVDLIYVLLDPRISN from the coding sequence ATGATGCGGGTCCTGAGTTATCTTGCCAAGCGCCTCGCCTTCGTCATCCCGCAATTGCTGGGCATCGCGCTCGTCAGCTTTCTTTTGGTGAAGAGCATTCCCGGCGATCCGGCCGTGCTGATGCTCGGACCAACCGCGACGACGGATGCCATTGCGAGCCTGCGTGGATCGCTCGGACTAGATCAGCCGCTTTACATTCAATTCTTCATCTATGTGAAAAGTATCCTGCATGGCGATCTCGGCACTTCCTGGCAGACAACTCGGCCGGTCCTGGAGGATCTGATGCAACGCTTCCCCGCAACGCTCGAGCTTGTGACCCTGTCGCTGCTGCTCGCGGTCGTGGTGGGCATTACCCTCGGTGTCTTTGCCGCCAAGCAGCCGAACGGCTGGGTCGCGCGCCTTGCCGATCTCTACGGCCTCGGCGCTGGTGCGCTTCCGGATTTCTGGTTCGCGCTCGTGCTGATCTTCGTCTTTTACACGCTGCTCGGCTGGGCGCCGGCGCCACTCGGGCGTATCGACATGATCGTCATCCCGCCAGAGCCGATAACCGGGGCGTACACCATAGATGCCCTTCTGGCCGGCGACCTCGACGCCTTTGGCTCCGCGCTGTCCCATCTCGTCCTGCCGGTCCTCGCGCTCGGGCTGCTCAATGCCGGACCCATTTTGAAGATGACGCAGGCGACCATGGAGAAGATGCTGGATTCTGATTTCAGCCGCTACGAGGTGCTGTGTGGCGTGCCGCAAAATCTCGTCGTCCGCCATGCGCTGAGAAATGCGCTGCCTTCGATTGTCACTATCATTAGCGTTCTCTATGGCTATCTGATCGGGGGAGCGGTGCTGGTAGAGATCGTCTTTTCCTGGGGCGGAGCCGGGCAATATGCGGTGCAGGGCGTCCTGAACTCCGACATCTATCCGGTTCTCGGTTTCGTGCTGTTCTCCGCCATCTTTTCCCTCATGGTCTATATCGCGGTCGACCTGATTTACGTCCTCCTCGATCCGCGCATCAGCAATTGA
- a CDS encoding FCD domain-containing protein yields MIELDAINVAFERQAIIPDLLDELSRNLDQHAFHLKRDTLKDLTTALKFDREFHHRIILARDNAVVSAWHERILAQTHTAYVYLASDTSHVFDEHRDILDALKAGSPAQAREALERHLIRSRESLLANVRRAQWSEPRR; encoded by the coding sequence TTGATCGAGCTTGATGCGATCAATGTCGCCTTTGAGCGACAAGCGATTATACCAGATCTATTGGACGAGCTTTCCCGGAACCTCGACCAGCACGCTTTCCACCTCAAGCGGGATACGCTGAAGGACCTGACCACCGCGCTGAAGTTCGATCGGGAATTTCACCACCGCATCATTCTCGCCCGCGACAATGCGGTGGTCAGCGCCTGGCATGAGCGCATCTTGGCGCAGACCCATACGGCTTATGTCTATCTCGCAAGCGATACCAGCCACGTCTTCGATGAGCATCGCGACATTCTCGACGCGCTGAAAGCCGGCTCCCCTGCGCAAGCAAGGGAGGCGCTGGAACGACATCTGATCCGCAGCCGCGAAAGCTTGCTGGCAAATGTCCGGCGCGCGCAGTGGAGCGAGCCAAGGCGTTAG
- a CDS encoding ABC transporter permease: MLAILGLCTRIAVIRPRFAVGYLIVAIVVILAILAPLIAPYSPTQADSTNFLQPPGGSHLFGTDNVGMDIFSRAIYAPRIDLTIAICGTVLSALLGGSMGALVGYYSSGRGIRVWVSFAVMRAADVLQAFPVFVFAIALVASLGQSIQTVVLAIAFVNAPIYLRLMRSQVLSIRSMRYVEASTVNGLSDFQTIARHVIPNAMAPVLAQLSINVGWGILLTAALSFIGAGVRAPTPEWGSMIAMGFQNVVTGQWWPSMFPGAMLAITVFGFSLVGASIEVLADPAKRRQLLNDARQRRAGRAAAASRHQSLEQV, translated from the coding sequence ATGCTCGCCATTCTTGGCTTGTGCACACGCATCGCGGTGATCAGACCGCGTTTCGCTGTCGGATATCTGATCGTCGCCATTGTTGTCATTCTCGCGATCTTGGCTCCGCTCATTGCGCCCTATTCGCCGACACAAGCTGACTCGACTAATTTCCTGCAGCCGCCCGGCGGCAGTCATCTGTTCGGGACCGACAATGTCGGCATGGATATCTTCAGCCGGGCGATCTATGCCCCCCGCATCGATCTGACCATCGCCATTTGCGGCACCGTGCTTTCGGCGCTTCTGGGCGGCTCCATGGGCGCGCTTGTCGGCTACTACAGCAGCGGGCGCGGCATCCGCGTTTGGGTCTCGTTCGCAGTAATGCGCGCTGCCGACGTGCTGCAGGCCTTTCCGGTCTTCGTGTTCGCGATCGCCTTGGTGGCGAGCCTCGGGCAGAGCATCCAGACGGTCGTGCTCGCCATCGCTTTCGTCAACGCACCCATCTATCTGCGTCTGATGCGTTCACAGGTGCTGAGCATCCGCTCGATGCGCTATGTCGAGGCGTCCACCGTCAACGGCCTTTCCGATTTCCAGACCATCGCCCGCCATGTCATCCCGAATGCGATGGCGCCGGTTCTGGCGCAGCTCTCGATCAATGTCGGCTGGGGAATTCTGCTGACCGCGGCCCTGTCCTTTATCGGCGCCGGCGTGCGCGCGCCCACCCCGGAATGGGGCAGCATGATTGCCATGGGCTTCCAGAACGTCGTCACCGGCCAATGGTGGCCGTCAATGTTCCCGGGCGCCATGCTTGCCATTACCGTCTTCGGCTTTTCGCTGGTTGGCGCCTCGATCGAGGTCCTGGCCGATCCCGCCAAGCGCCGCCAATTGCTGAACGATGCGCGCCAGCGTCGCGCGGGTCGTGCTGCCGCCGCATCCAGGCATCAATCCCTGGAGCAGGTTTGA
- a CDS encoding ABC transporter substrate-binding protein, translating into MLPASLGTGAAFAQGAGDTLVIAAPATPQGLDIEFDVSVGSIDALGALYEYMLAYEKVEDPNAPGVLREDTSVHADKPNNMALKGRLAEAWDVSPDGRRATFKLREGVKSNWGNLFTSKDVKWTWDRKFNLKGQGLFQTAVLGLNSPDQIKVEGDYALSFNLDKPNPLLLKQQCNLANPIYDATKCAAVGGSADPWAVNFLKNESAGFGPYKLAQLVRGQQAVFEARDDYWDTKPAMKRVIMREVPQSASRFSLLQGGAVDIAQFLQPREMEALKSQKTVAVDAVNSSYMIWLELNAKITPFDNVDVRRAVNLAIPHDEIIRTIYYGYADLQTAPMPYIYPMADKSFFSYNYDLAKAKALLEKAGVGKGLSTTLSYNAGDPTQEPIALLIQTSLRQIGIELTLEKLPAGVFYENVTKRAKPMIFYLDSPWTPDPGYSTYLYFNSKSYVNYSNYVSTDVDALITEGLATLDNAIRLEKYKQVQKTLMEDAPWGFIAYPKYTLARKANLKGFTYYTSNNLRFQDFSRG; encoded by the coding sequence ATGTTGCCTGCCTCCCTGGGAACGGGCGCGGCGTTTGCGCAAGGCGCCGGCGACACCCTGGTCATCGCCGCGCCAGCCACGCCGCAAGGGCTCGACATCGAATTCGACGTCAGCGTCGGCTCCATCGATGCGCTGGGTGCTCTCTACGAGTACATGCTTGCCTACGAAAAGGTCGAGGATCCCAACGCGCCGGGCGTGTTGCGCGAGGACACGTCGGTTCATGCCGACAAGCCCAACAACATGGCGCTCAAGGGCCGTCTGGCCGAGGCCTGGGATGTTTCGCCCGACGGTCGCCGTGCTACCTTCAAGCTGCGCGAGGGCGTCAAATCGAACTGGGGAAATCTGTTCACATCCAAGGATGTGAAATGGACGTGGGACCGCAAGTTCAACCTGAAAGGACAGGGCCTGTTCCAGACCGCCGTGCTCGGCCTGAATTCGCCCGACCAGATCAAGGTCGAGGGCGACTATGCGCTCTCATTCAATCTCGACAAGCCCAACCCGCTCCTGCTGAAGCAGCAATGCAACCTTGCCAACCCGATCTACGACGCAACGAAATGTGCCGCGGTCGGCGGCTCGGCCGATCCGTGGGCCGTCAACTTTCTCAAGAACGAGAGCGCGGGCTTCGGACCCTACAAGCTGGCCCAGCTCGTGCGAGGCCAGCAGGCCGTCTTCGAGGCGCGCGACGATTATTGGGACACCAAGCCGGCCATGAAGCGCGTCATCATGCGCGAAGTGCCGCAATCGGCGAGCCGCTTCTCCCTGCTGCAGGGTGGCGCGGTCGACATCGCCCAGTTCCTTCAGCCGCGCGAAATGGAAGCACTGAAGAGCCAGAAGACCGTAGCGGTCGATGCGGTCAACTCGTCCTACATGATCTGGCTGGAGCTCAACGCCAAGATCACGCCGTTCGACAATGTCGATGTGCGCCGGGCCGTCAACCTGGCAATTCCGCACGATGAGATCATTCGCACGATCTATTACGGGTATGCCGATCTCCAGACGGCGCCGATGCCCTACATCTACCCGATGGCTGACAAGAGCTTCTTCTCCTACAACTACGATCTGGCCAAGGCCAAGGCGCTGCTCGAGAAAGCCGGTGTCGGCAAGGGGCTCAGCACGACGCTTTCCTACAATGCGGGCGATCCGACCCAGGAGCCGATCGCACTTCTGATCCAGACATCGCTACGCCAGATCGGCATCGAGCTGACGCTCGAAAAACTTCCCGCTGGTGTGTTCTACGAAAACGTCACCAAGCGCGCCAAGCCGATGATTTTCTATCTGGATTCGCCGTGGACGCCGGATCCGGGCTATTCCACATATCTCTATTTCAACTCGAAAAGTTACGTAAACTATTCCAACTATGTCAGTACCGACGTCGATGCTCTCATTACCGAAGGGCTGGCGACGTTGGACAATGCGATCCGTCTGGAGAAGTACAAGCAAGTCCAGAAGACGCTGATGGAAGATGCGCCCTGGGGATTCATTGCCTATCCCAAATATACGTTGGCTCGCAAAGCAAATCTGAAGGGCTTTACCTACTACACGTCGAACAATCTGCGCTTTCAGGACTTCTCCCGAGGCTGA
- a CDS encoding polysaccharide deacetylase, with the protein MAEKEIICAFGTDVDSVAGWIGSYGGGDSPSDIQRGVFASEVGVPRLLRLFKKYSLKTTFFIPGHSIETFPNQCRQIVDEGHEIGAHGYTHENPVAMTPTQEEAVLVKSVEVIEKLSGRRPRGYVAPWWEMSSSTAALLQKYGFQYDHSQGYRDFQPFYARVGDKWTVIDYSKKAEAWMKPLEHGKEIDLVEIGANWYVDDLPPMMFIKKSPNSHGFVNPRDIESLWRDQFDWVYREMDYATFCLTIHPDVSGRPQVILMLERLIEYINGHKGVRWATFEEIAGDFRKRYPFEGKTRPPVI; encoded by the coding sequence ATGGCCGAAAAGGAAATCATCTGCGCATTCGGAACGGATGTAGACTCCGTTGCGGGTTGGATCGGATCTTATGGTGGAGGTGATTCGCCGTCCGATATCCAGCGCGGCGTCTTCGCCAGCGAGGTCGGCGTTCCCCGTCTGCTCCGGCTTTTCAAGAAGTATAGTCTCAAGACGACCTTCTTCATCCCCGGCCATTCCATCGAAACCTTCCCGAACCAGTGCCGTCAAATCGTGGACGAGGGTCACGAGATTGGCGCGCATGGCTATACGCACGAGAACCCGGTGGCGATGACGCCCACCCAGGAAGAGGCCGTGCTCGTCAAATCGGTCGAGGTCATCGAAAAGCTAAGTGGCAGGCGCCCGCGCGGCTATGTGGCGCCGTGGTGGGAAATGTCGTCCTCGACCGCAGCGCTTCTGCAGAAATACGGCTTCCAATATGATCACAGCCAAGGTTATCGGGACTTCCAGCCCTTCTACGCCCGTGTCGGCGACAAGTGGACCGTGATCGATTACTCCAAGAAGGCCGAAGCGTGGATGAAACCGCTTGAGCACGGCAAGGAGATCGATCTGGTCGAGATCGGTGCCAACTGGTATGTCGACGACCTGCCGCCAATGATGTTCATCAAAAAATCGCCCAATAGCCACGGCTTCGTGAATCCGCGCGATATCGAATCCCTCTGGCGCGATCAGTTCGACTGGGTCTATCGTGAGATGGATTATGCGACGTTCTGCCTCACGATCCATCCGGACGTTAGCGGCCGCCCGCAGGTTATTCTGATGCTCGAACGCCTGATCGAATACATCAACGGGCACAAGGGCGTTCGCTGGGCGACCTTCGAGGAAATCGCCGGCGACTTCCGCAAGCGCTATCCGTTCGAAGGCAAGACGAGGCCGCCGGTTATCTGA
- a CDS encoding ABC transporter ATP-binding protein, with amino-acid sequence MSQLAVTSEQRLESRAQTAAAPLVDIKDLRVEFSGANEPKQVLKGVSLAVLRGEIIGLVGESGAGKTTLARSILGVPPAPGRIRTGEVIFDGRDILALPELEFRKLRGRRLSVVVPNPRAELNPTMTIGRQIGAMARIHLGVSRAEAARLALTILRDVQIPDPEWRMNAYPHELSGGMAQRVVIAMALICNPAFIISDDATSGLDVTVQAQILSLLNRLATGHGSSMLFITRDIGITAHFCDRVAVLYAGEIMELAPRESLFLKPAHPYTLTLLAAFSHSPKLRDTWSVPQTGRRQIQAAGCGYAHRCPLAQPVCSQRRPPFAEIGPGHFARCHFPVSPE; translated from the coding sequence ATGTCGCAACTCGCCGTTACATCCGAACAGCGACTTGAGAGCAGGGCACAGACTGCGGCGGCCCCGCTTGTCGACATCAAGGACCTGCGCGTGGAGTTTTCAGGCGCGAACGAGCCCAAGCAGGTCCTCAAGGGCGTGAGCCTGGCCGTGCTGCGCGGTGAGATCATCGGGCTCGTTGGCGAAAGCGGCGCGGGCAAGACGACCCTCGCGCGCTCGATCCTGGGGGTTCCGCCGGCGCCGGGGCGGATCAGGACCGGCGAGGTCATCTTCGACGGCCGCGATATCCTCGCCTTGCCGGAGCTGGAATTTCGCAAACTGCGCGGCCGCCGCCTATCCGTGGTGGTTCCCAATCCGCGCGCCGAGCTCAATCCGACCATGACCATTGGCCGGCAGATCGGCGCCATGGCGCGTATTCACCTCGGCGTCAGCCGGGCCGAGGCGGCACGTCTTGCCCTCACAATCCTGCGCGATGTGCAAATCCCTGATCCGGAATGGCGCATGAACGCCTATCCACATGAATTGTCAGGCGGCATGGCGCAGCGCGTGGTGATCGCCATGGCGCTGATTTGCAATCCGGCCTTCATCATTTCCGACGACGCGACCAGCGGCCTCGACGTCACCGTGCAGGCGCAGATCCTGTCATTGCTGAACCGTCTTGCCACCGGTCACGGCAGCTCCATGCTGTTCATCACGCGTGATATCGGCATAACCGCCCACTTCTGCGACCGCGTCGCGGTTCTCTATGCCGGCGAGATCATGGAGCTCGCGCCCCGCGAGAGCCTGTTCCTCAAACCGGCCCATCCTTACACGTTGACGCTGCTGGCAGCCTTTTCGCATAGCCCGAAATTGCGCGATACCTGGAGCGTTCCCCAAACAGGCCGGCGTCAAATACAGGCAGCGGGCTGCGGCTATGCCCATCGCTGCCCCCTGGCCCAGCCGGTGTGCAGCCAGCGCCGCCCGCCTTTCGCGGAGATCGGGCCAGGCCATTTTGCGCGTTGCCATTTTCCCGTGAGCCCCGAATGA
- a CDS encoding GTP-binding protein — protein MRLTILGGFLGAGKTTWLRHQLHHGLAQNALVVVNEAAEVPVDNALLTRSSRLMVLAGGCACCEGREAFISLLREVCDARVSSDDPANRIDRIVLETSGLADPGTIVDAIKCDPVLLHHIVVSEIVVSVDALHGLDQLRREPLGRRQVEIADRLVVTKVDVASEETLRPLLGTLKALNPGAAISGAAMGSGTNLPDFEHEAGASLPDLSGDAAAPITATTIDIDETIDWAAFSVWLSALLHARGDDIMRVKGVVRTPAGRLLLQSVRHVVQSPEILPESGEAIDGKDNAIIIIGRGFDPKSLLPSLHYFAGRS, from the coding sequence ATGAGGCTCACCATTCTTGGTGGGTTCCTGGGAGCCGGAAAGACCACGTGGCTTCGCCATCAGTTGCATCATGGACTGGCACAAAACGCGCTGGTGGTGGTCAATGAGGCCGCCGAGGTGCCGGTCGACAACGCGTTGCTTACCCGCTCTTCGCGCCTGATGGTGCTGGCCGGCGGCTGCGCCTGTTGCGAGGGTCGCGAGGCGTTCATATCGCTCTTGCGCGAAGTCTGTGATGCGCGCGTTTCCTCGGACGACCCTGCCAACAGGATCGATCGTATCGTGCTTGAAACAAGCGGTCTTGCCGATCCCGGCACGATTGTCGATGCCATCAAATGCGACCCGGTGCTGCTCCACCATATCGTGGTCAGCGAGATCGTGGTCTCCGTGGACGCGCTGCATGGGCTGGATCAATTGAGGCGCGAGCCGCTCGGGCGACGGCAGGTCGAGATCGCCGACAGGCTTGTCGTGACCAAGGTCGACGTCGCGAGCGAAGAGACGCTGCGGCCTTTGCTTGGCACGCTCAAGGCGCTCAATCCGGGCGCCGCCATTTCGGGTGCTGCCATGGGCAGCGGCACGAACCTTCCCGATTTCGAGCACGAGGCGGGCGCGTCCTTGCCCGACTTGTCGGGAGATGCTGCTGCTCCGATCACGGCAACCACGATCGACATCGACGAAACCATAGACTGGGCTGCCTTCAGCGTCTGGCTAAGCGCATTGCTGCATGCGCGAGGCGACGACATCATGCGCGTGAAGGGCGTCGTGCGAACCCCGGCCGGCCGACTGCTCCTCCAAAGCGTGCGCCATGTGGTGCAGTCGCCGGAAATCCTGCCCGAGAGTGGCGAGGCAATCGACGGCAAGGACAATGCCATCATCATCATCGGCAGGGGCTTCGACCCCAAGAGCCTGCTGCCATCCTTGCACTACTTCGCCGGACGATCTTAG
- a CDS encoding ABC transporter ATP-binding protein: MQPAPPAFRGDRARPFCALPFSREPRMSAILAVENLYKRFPIVGSKQVVQAINNVSLSIQPGETLGLVGESGSGKTTVGRCIIGLLEPSAGTISFKGKPISGQGGSRGDIRGKVQFVFQEPAESLDPRMKIGQSISEPLLPMKLDRATRQSKTLEAIGLVRLDPDLLDAYPSEISAGQQQRVGIARAMVTRPELVVLDEPTSTLDPTARAEIIDLLRRIQAERNTAYLFISHDLSTVRFISHRVAVMYLGMIVEQGAAETVFNRPHHPYASGLLSSVLLPHPHLKIESTVSLKGEIPSPINLPKGCFLASRCPFVIERCRMEMPPMSIVAEGHFVHCFRHEHVAASVPASDTFNVFMREAERILSRNSHATPLQTQTR, translated from the coding sequence GTGCAGCCAGCGCCGCCCGCCTTTCGCGGAGATCGGGCCAGGCCATTTTGCGCGTTGCCATTTTCCCGTGAGCCCCGAATGAGCGCCATTCTCGCCGTGGAAAACCTCTACAAGCGCTTTCCGATCGTCGGCTCCAAACAGGTCGTGCAGGCGATCAACAACGTGAGTCTTTCAATCCAACCCGGCGAGACACTGGGGCTTGTGGGCGAGAGCGGCTCCGGCAAGACGACCGTCGGGCGCTGCATCATCGGTTTGCTCGAACCGAGCGCCGGCACGATCAGCTTCAAGGGCAAGCCGATTTCGGGGCAGGGGGGCTCACGCGGTGATATCAGGGGTAAGGTCCAGTTTGTCTTTCAGGAACCGGCGGAATCTCTCGACCCGCGCATGAAGATCGGGCAATCGATCAGCGAGCCCTTGTTGCCGATGAAGCTCGACCGCGCCACACGTCAAAGCAAGACGCTGGAGGCGATCGGTTTGGTGCGCCTGGATCCGGATCTGCTCGATGCCTACCCCTCCGAGATTTCCGCCGGCCAACAGCAGCGCGTGGGAATTGCACGCGCGATGGTCACCCGGCCCGAGTTGGTCGTGCTCGATGAACCGACCTCGACGCTCGATCCGACGGCACGGGCCGAGATCATCGACCTCCTGCGGCGCATCCAGGCCGAGCGCAACACGGCCTATCTCTTCATCTCGCACGATCTTTCGACCGTGCGCTTCATCAGCCATCGGGTGGCGGTGATGTATCTAGGCATGATCGTCGAGCAGGGCGCGGCCGAGACTGTCTTCAACCGACCGCACCATCCCTATGCCAGCGGGCTGCTTTCATCCGTCCTGCTGCCGCACCCGCATCTGAAGATCGAGAGCACAGTCAGCCTCAAGGGCGAGATTCCAAGCCCCATCAACCTGCCGAAAGGTTGCTTCCTCGCTTCCCGCTGTCCCTTTGTGATCGAGCGCTGCCGCATGGAAATGCCGCCGATGTCGATCGTGGCGGAGGGCCACTTCGTTCATTGCTTCCGCCATGAGCACGTTGCCGCCTCGGTTCCGGCATCGGACACCTTCAACGTCTTCATGCGTGAGGCGGAACGCATTCTTAGCCGCAACAGCCACGCCACCCCTCTTCAAACCCAAACGCGTTGA